The following are encoded together in the Erpetoichthys calabaricus chromosome 16, fErpCal1.3, whole genome shotgun sequence genome:
- the gphb5 gene encoding glycoprotein hormone beta-5, which produces MGLFVVVLCGLSLQVMMGCTGAAKSSRVNLRTFTGCAVREFTFLAKKPGCRGMRITTDACWGRCETWEKPVLDPPYIDAHHQVCTYNETTLVTVKLPHCVPDADPYYTYPVALRCDCGVCSTSSTECETL; this is translated from the exons ATGGGTCTCTTTGTAGTCGTGCTGTGCGGCCTCAGCCTTCAAGTGATGATGGGGTGCACTGGAGCCGCCAAGTCCTCTCGCGTTAACCTACGCACTTTCACTGGCTGCGCAGTGCGGGAGTTCACCTTCCTGGCAAAGAAACCAGGCTGCCGAGGGATGCGCATTACCACTGATGCTTGCTGGGGTCGCTGTGAGACATGGGAG AAGCCAGTGCTTGACCCGCCCTACATTGACGCCCACCACCAAGTCTGTACCTACAACGAGACGACGCTGGTGACTGTGAAGCTGCCTCACTGTGTCCCAGATGCGGACCCTTACTACACGTACCCGGTGGCACTTCGCTGCGACTGTGGTGTGTGCTCCACAAGCAGCACCGAGTGTGAGACTTTATAA